CTTTAAAGACGAAAGACTGATTCACCGCCATGGCACAGGACATCCCTGCGGAGATAACAGCAGTCGGACTGGACGACTGGTACGATTCGTTCAACGACCTAGACAAGGTCAAGGTTAAGAGATACCTGGGTCGCATAGACACCACGTCGAAGCAGAACTTCCTAGTAGATCTCATGAACCGTACTAGCGAGGACCATAACTACAAGCTAGCTGTCAAGATCGGTGAGTATGCCCTGTCCCAAGACCTATCGGATTATGACAGATTCATCGTCACAGAATCTTACATCGAGGGACTGTTCGGTGCCGAGCAATACGATGAGCTCAACAAAGCGTGCTGCGATAATCTGGACCTCTTCCCCAGCATCAAGGACAGATTCCTGGAGGATAATGGAGGGGTACTGCCCAAGGTCATTCACTGCCGTAACAGGTTGATCGACGTTATGGTCGGAGTCTATGCAGACTATGAAGGCGCAATAGAGGCATTGGATGACTTCGTGGAGATCGGCATACTGGAGCCCGATGAGCTCCCCTACAGGAAGCAGAGCCTCAAGATCCACAAGATGCAGAGGACCTTCGATAACGTTTTCTCGATGCGTCCGAAGGAATGACGCTCTTCCAGGATATCATCGGAATGATATCGATGGCGGGCTCCTGATAGGGGTGATGTTCGGCCATCGTGCTGATTACCGCCTCGAGATCCTTTTCCTTCACAGCGAACTCCAGCCTCATCTCGTCTGCGACCTCGACCTTTCCGATCTCTCCGAGATAGGGATTGGATCCTTTGAGTGGTCTCCATGTCCCCTTTACCGGCCAGTAGGAGAATACACGGTCATAGTTCGGATAGATAGGCTCCATGACCTCATTTATCGAATCCATCAGACCCTGAAGGAACTCCGCAGGGACATTAACTCCGATCTTGTAGATGTCAGGCTTTGCTTGCGTCATATTCTCTGATGATGCGGTCGATTTCCGCCAGACGCTCCGGTATCTGCTTTATCATCTTCTTGGCGCCTCTGTGGAGGTAGGCCGTGCTTAGCGTGGTTGCTAGTCCGCTCATCCATGGAGTGGTATACGCATAAGCCGCGAATATCCCGGTGACCTTCTTGAGATCGTTTATACTGAGGATCTTCTCGATGAGATGGTCGTCCTCGGGCTGCTCCAGCTTTCCTGCTAGAGCCTGCTTGAGGAGCTTAGCGCCTCCTAGTGCGACCTCTATGCTCCACTGCACCTGTCCGAGGACGGGTGCAGGAACTCCCATGGCCTTGGTAGTCCTGTTGAGAATGGATTTCCTGAAATCGTCCGCGGTGGTCCCCTCGAACTCCGTCCAGTTGTAGCCTGATGTATACAACGAGTGCGCATCCGAACCGGACATCTCCGCCCATCTCTTGGGATACTTGTCCATGACCATCTTGGCGAACATGTTGGAGTAGGCATCTGGGTGCCCTCCGTTGATTGTCTCGAATCCGTCGATGTCCAGGGTGAGGATCTGTTCCTTCAGTCCGAAAACATGGTAACTGAAGGGATGGGGGGCGATAACGATCCCGTCCTGCTCGCGGATGATGTCTATGGTCTCTTCGATCGGAAGGTCCTCAGGGATCCTCTCATTGAGGAAGAGTCCTATGACCTCCCCGTCATGAGTGGTTATCTCCTCTCCGACGATGACCTCGATGTCGTCGTACTTCTTCGCGTACTCCTGAGCGATGAACGCTGCTCTGGTCTCGTCGTGGTCGGTGATGGCGATGACGTCCATCCCGTTCTCCCTTCCCTTGTCCACCTGCATCGCCGGAGAAATCACAGACTCCGGGAACTTCATGACTCCGAGCTTCGAGAACCCAGAGTACTGAGTGTGCAGATGTGTGTCGGCTTTTCCCATTATTATCCCCCGTTTATTGATTTGTCTGCTGGAGAGCGTCGGAATAATAGTACTCGCCCTTGGATTTCTGTTCCCTGTCCAGCCTGGACTCGGGCTTGTTGATCCTCGGACGGTGCGAATCCGCATCCCTCCTGAATGTTATGTCCACTGCAGCGAGGAACTTGTTCATTCCGTCGCGCATGTCGAAAGGCCCTTCGCCTATACCGTGATGCCCGGGATCGCCGCCGAATACCATCATCGAATCCGAGACCATGTCAAGGAAGTAGATATCATGGTCGACGATCATTCCGCTGCGTCCGGTCTTCTCCATCATCCTCCTGATGGTCTTCGCGGCATTCATCCTCTGGTTGGAATCCAGATATGCCGAGGGCTCATCGAAGAGGTACATGTCCGCCTCGGTCGCCAGGCACATCGTGATGGCGACACGCTGCAGTTCTCCTCCGGAGAGGTTCTTGACCTGTTTGTCCATGAGATGCTTGATGCCCAGGGGCTCCAGCACCTCACCGTTGAAGAAGCTCGTATTGACCGTGTCGTAGTACTTCATGAAGAGAAGGTCCTGAACCGTACCGTCGAAATCCGCTGAGATGTACTGGGGCTTGTAGGCCACCTTGACCTTGTTGTCCATATCTCCCGAATCGGGTTCCACGGCACCGGCCAGCATCTTTACGAACGTTGTCTTTCCGGTCGCATTGGGACCTACGATTCCGACGGATTCACCGATCTTCACAGCGCCTCCGGAGATGTCCAGCTTGAACTCTCCGAAGTCCTTCTTGAGATCCTTGAAAGAGATGATGTCAGCAGTCTGCCAGTCTGCCCTGGGAGGCGATGCCTCGAACTCGATGGGCCTGTCCCTGAACCTGATGTTCTCCTCGGGAAGGTATCCATCCAGATAGACGTTGATGGCTGTCCTGACCTGCCTAGCCATGGTGAACACTCCGTATGCTCCCTCGGTACCGTAGACGACGTTGACGTTGTCCGCTAGGAAATCGAGGATCGCCAGATCGTGCTCGATGACCATGACCTGCTTCTCTACGCTCAGCTCCTTGATCAGTCTCGCCATCTTCACCCTCTGATAGATGTCCAGGTAGGATGTGGGCTCATCGAAGAAGTAAACGTCGGCCTCCTTCATCATGGTGGCTGCCATCGCGAGACGCTGAAGCTCTCCTCCCGACAGCTTGGACAGTTCCCTGTCCAAGACCTCGGTCAGATCAAATATCTCGGCGGCCTCCTCCACGGTCATGCGCTCCTGCACCTTGTTCAGCAGATCCCTGACGACACCATTGGATGCCTTAGGAAGAAGGTCGACGTACTGCGGTTTGATCGCGGTCTTGACCTTTCCCTCATAGACGTTCTTCAGGTAGTCGTGCAGCTCCGTGCCGGCGAAATGCTTCAGGACCTCTTCCTTGGTCGGGGGGTTCTCGTAGTTACCAAGGTTGGGGATCTCCGTTCCGGAGAGCATCTTGATCGCTGTGGACTTACCGATCCCGTTGGGTCCGAGGATACCGGTCACGAAACCCCTCTTGGGCACCGGCAGCCTGTACAGACGGAAGCTGTTCTCTCCGTATTGGTGGATCATCTGCTCCTTCAGCTCATCGGCCAGACCGATGATCTTGATCGCATCGAAGGTGCACTTGTTGATGCAGATACCGCAGCCTTGGCAGAGTTCCTCGGAGATTATGGGCTTGCCCTTCTCTCCAAAAGTGACGCACTCCACCCCAGTCCTGTTGAGGGGACAAAACTTCTCGCATTCGTGGTTGCATTTCCTGTTCTGACACCTGTCTATCAGGACCGCTGCTATCCGCATAGGGTTGCCGATTCACTCTTAATATAAATAAGGTGAGAGAAGAAAGACATCCGAAACGGCGTTCATTGGAGTTAAAAGTCAACTTAACACCACTAATCATAATGTCTGGATTCAGACATCGTATGCTCTCTTTAGTCAAATCCTTGTCCGAATCGTTCAAATACTCGTATCTGGGCCTACGAATTTCGAAAGAATACGTCCTCTGTGTGACGATGCTCGGAGATTAAGAGGATTAATATAGGCGTCGTCAATGGAGAGTTTTATGGCTGACGGAACGGAGGGCGTAAAAGTCCTGCTAGGTGATCAGAGGAAGGGCGTGCTTGCCCTCAGCATCCCCATAGCGATAGCCCTCTTCGTTCAGAACCTGAACAACATCGTTGATAGTTTCTGGGTTTCCGATCTCGGACAGAATGCCATGGCATCCTTGGGAATCGTATATCCCGTTTACTGCATCCTCATCGGTATCGGAAACGGTTTGGGAATCGGGGTTTCAGCCGCAATAGCGCGCAACATCGGTATGAAGAATCATGACAACGCCAATGGTGTCGCCGCACAGGGACTTCTGACAACATTGGTGATATCTGTAGTACTCACCGTATTCCTAGTGATCACGGCCGAACCCGTCATCGTTCTGATGGGCGGGGGAGAGATGGTGGAGGAATGTCTGTCCTATGGTCTCCCGATATACCTCGGATCGTTCTTCATCATCCTGAGCGGAGTCATGTCCGGAATGCTCCGCGGAGAAGGAGCGGCCAGACGCTCGATGGCCATCCAGGTCGTCGGCGCAGCGATCAACATCGTCCTGGACCCCATCATGATCTTCTGGATGGATATGGGTGTAGCAGGAGCCGCATGGGCCACCGTCATCGCATTCGTGATATCATCGCTGATGGCGTTCTACTGGTATCTCAATACGAACAGCATGTACGTGCGCTTCGAGAGGAAGAACTTCAGATTCAGCACAAAGCTCCAGAAGGAGATCCTCAACGTTGGTCTTCCCGAATCGATTGAGCTGACGGTGATGAATTTCTTCAACATATTCCTGAACATCTTCGTAGTGGTGTGTGCGGGAACCGCGGGACTTGCGGTCTACACCATGGTCTGGAGGATAGGATACCTAACGGTCATCCCGGCGCAGGCCATGGGAGGTGCGCTCGTCGCCATCTGTTCCGCAGAATACGGCATGAAGGAATTCGACATGATCCGCGATGCTTACAGATTCGCGATTAAGCGTTCATTAATCATGCTGCTGGCACTGAACCTGGTGTTCGCCTTGTTGGCAGGCGTACTTGCGGACGTTTTCATCCGCACAGAGGACATGGAATTCATGCACGACGAGATGGTCATGTTCACCTACCTGATGGCGATCTTCCTGCCTCCGTTCTCGATGACCTTCATCGGATCGTCTCTGATGCAATCGGTGGAAAAGGCGGGCCACGCCATGGTAAACACTCTCCTCAGGAACGTCTTTGTCACCATTGCGTATTGGATAGTCTCCATAACGGTCTGCAGCCTCTTCGGCATCGGAATAGCGCTGATCATTGTGGAGAGTCTGGGCGGAATCGCCATGATCATCCACGGCAAGATAGTGCTGGAAAGGGTGGCCAAGCGTGAAACTCAGGCCTCGCCCGCGTGTTAAGCCATAAATAAGGCATGCACGATTGAGTGCCGATTCAAAATGTCGAAGGTTTGCATCAACATCGCTTGGCCGTACGCCAATGGGCCAATCCATCTCGGACACGTGGCGGGATCCCTCCTGCCTCCAGACATATTCAGGAGATACAACCTCCTCCTCGGTAACGAAGTCCTCATGGTGGGAGGATCCGATCAGCACGGAACACCCATCACGATCTCCGCTGAGAAGGCTGGCATGACCCCTGAGCAGTATGCCGACAAATACCACGAGATCAACAAGAAAGCGATCGAGGACCTGAACATACACTACTTCTTCAACAAGACGCACTGCCCAGTGCACTTCGAGGTCACCCAGAAGATCTTCAAGAAGCTCATGGACAACGGCTACGTCTACGTGAAGGAAACAGAGCAGTACTTCTGTCCCAAATGCAACCGCTTCCTCCCCGACAGGTACGTCGAGGGAATCTGTCCCAAATGCGGAGCAGAGAAATCGCGTTCAGACCAGTGCGATGCATGCGGCACCACCTTCGAACCCGGCGATCTCAAGGAACCATACTGCACACTGTGCGGCTCCACCCCTGAGATCAGGCCCACCAAGCACTTCTTCCTGAAGCTCAGCGCCTTCACGGACAGACTCATCGATTACGTCAAGGACAAGGACTACTGGAGATCCAACGTCAAGACCTTCACTCAGAACTGGTTGCAGGGCGAGGGCCTTACCGACAGGGCCATCACCAGGGACATGTCCTGGGGAGTCCCCATCCCGATGGAGGGCTGGGAGGATAAGGTCATCTACGTTTGGTTCGAGGCCGTCATCGGTTACCTCTCGGCATCCGTGGAGTACTCCAGGCAGATTGGCAAGCCAGACTACTGGAAGGAGTTCTGGCAGAATCCGGAGTGCAAGCACTACTATTTCATCGGAAAGGACAACATACCTTTCCATTCCATCATCTGGCCCGCCATCCTCATGGGTGTCGGCGGAATGAATCTGCCTTACGACATCCCCGCCAACGAGTACCTCATGATCGGCGGAGGAAAGCTCTCCAAGAGCCGCGGAGGGGCCATCGACATCCCCAGCGTTCTCGAGAAGTACGATGCGGACATCGTCAGGTACTACCTGTCTGCCGTCATGCCGGACACCCACGATTCAGAGTTCACATGGGAGGACTTCCAGACCAAGACAAACACGGAACTGGTCGCCAACCTCGGTAACTTCTTCCACAGGTCACTGGACTTCTCCAAGAAGAACTTCGGAACCATCCCTGCAGGAGAGGACGACCCCGAAGTCACCAAGGCCATGGAGGATGCTCTCAAGGAGTTCAACGAGTGCCTCAGCCACTGCGACTTCAAGAAGGGACTCAAGGCCGTCATGAACCTGTCATCCTTCGGTAACAAGTACTTCAACGATGCAGCGCCCTGGAAACTGGTCAAGGAGGACAAGGAGGCCTGCGGAAAGGTCATCTATAACGTTCTCAGGATCGTTCAGGCGCTTTGCGTGCTGTCCTGGCCCTACGTACCCGCAGCTGCGGAGAAGGTATGGGGATTCCTGGGCAACGAAGGTACCATTGAGGCATCTGGCATCGATGGCGCACTCAAGGGAATGAAGGTCGGTCAGACTCTGAACGACTCCGTCCCTGTTTTCAAGAAACTGGACATCCCCGAGCTCAAGCAGGAGCAGAAGAAGCAGAGCAACGAACAGCAGCCTGCCAACTTCACAGGGCCCTTCGCGGACTTCAGGAAACTGGACATCCGCGTCGGAACCATAGTGTCCGTCGAGGACCACCCCGAGGCGGAGAAGCTGTATGTCCTGAAGGTCGATCTCGCAGAGGAGGACGGCCCCAGGCAGCTGGTCACGAACATCAAATCCATCTTCCCCAAGGACTACATGATGGGCAGGAGGCTCCTGGTCATCACCAACCTCAAGAAGGCCAAGTTCCGCGGTGTGGAATCATTCGGAATGCTCATGGCTGCGGACGACGAGGCCGTAGGCGGAAACCACCTGGCCCTCCTGAAGCCTAACATCGATGTACCCAACGGAACGAAGCTCAACTGCGGAATGGAGAACTCGTCCTCGAGGATCGAGCTGAAGCAGTTCGAAGCTGTGACGATCAAGGTCTCGTCCATAAAGGACGGCAAATTCATGGGCAAGGACATCAAGCTCC
The nucleotide sequence above comes from Methanomassiliicoccales archaeon LGM-RCC1. Encoded proteins:
- a CDS encoding MATE family efflux transporter, with protein sequence MADGTEGVKVLLGDQRKGVLALSIPIAIALFVQNLNNIVDSFWVSDLGQNAMASLGIVYPVYCILIGIGNGLGIGVSAAIARNIGMKNHDNANGVAAQGLLTTLVISVVLTVFLVITAEPVIVLMGGGEMVEECLSYGLPIYLGSFFIILSGVMSGMLRGEGAARRSMAIQVVGAAINIVLDPIMIFWMDMGVAGAAWATVIAFVISSLMAFYWYLNTNSMYVRFERKNFRFSTKLQKEILNVGLPESIELTVMNFFNIFLNIFVVVCAGTAGLAVYTMVWRIGYLTVIPAQAMGGALVAICSAEYGMKEFDMIRDAYRFAIKRSLIMLLALNLVFALLAGVLADVFIRTEDMEFMHDEMVMFTYLMAIFLPPFSMTFIGSSLMQSVEKAGHAMVNTLLRNVFVTIAYWIVSITVCSLFGIGIALIIVESLGGIAMIIHGKIVLERVAKRETQASPAC
- a CDS encoding ribosome biogenesis/translation initiation ATPase RLI; the encoded protein is MRIAAVLIDRCQNRKCNHECEKFCPLNRTGVECVTFGEKGKPIISEELCQGCGICINKCTFDAIKIIGLADELKEQMIHQYGENSFRLYRLPVPKRGFVTGILGPNGIGKSTAIKMLSGTEIPNLGNYENPPTKEEVLKHFAGTELHDYLKNVYEGKVKTAIKPQYVDLLPKASNGVVRDLLNKVQERMTVEEAAEIFDLTEVLDRELSKLSGGELQRLAMAATMMKEADVYFFDEPTSYLDIYQRVKMARLIKELSVEKQVMVIEHDLAILDFLADNVNVVYGTEGAYGVFTMARQVRTAINVYLDGYLPEENIRFRDRPIEFEASPPRADWQTADIISFKDLKKDFGEFKLDISGGAVKIGESVGIVGPNATGKTTFVKMLAGAVEPDSGDMDNKVKVAYKPQYISADFDGTVQDLLFMKYYDTVNTSFFNGEVLEPLGIKHLMDKQVKNLSGGELQRVAITMCLATEADMYLFDEPSAYLDSNQRMNAAKTIRRMMEKTGRSGMIVDHDIYFLDMVSDSMMVFGGDPGHHGIGEGPFDMRDGMNKFLAAVDITFRRDADSHRPRINKPESRLDREQKSKGEYYYSDALQQTNQ
- the metG gene encoding methionine--tRNA ligase — protein: MSKVCINIAWPYANGPIHLGHVAGSLLPPDIFRRYNLLLGNEVLMVGGSDQHGTPITISAEKAGMTPEQYADKYHEINKKAIEDLNIHYFFNKTHCPVHFEVTQKIFKKLMDNGYVYVKETEQYFCPKCNRFLPDRYVEGICPKCGAEKSRSDQCDACGTTFEPGDLKEPYCTLCGSTPEIRPTKHFFLKLSAFTDRLIDYVKDKDYWRSNVKTFTQNWLQGEGLTDRAITRDMSWGVPIPMEGWEDKVIYVWFEAVIGYLSASVEYSRQIGKPDYWKEFWQNPECKHYYFIGKDNIPFHSIIWPAILMGVGGMNLPYDIPANEYLMIGGGKLSKSRGGAIDIPSVLEKYDADIVRYYLSAVMPDTHDSEFTWEDFQTKTNTELVANLGNFFHRSLDFSKKNFGTIPAGEDDPEVTKAMEDALKEFNECLSHCDFKKGLKAVMNLSSFGNKYFNDAAPWKLVKEDKEACGKVIYNVLRIVQALCVLSWPYVPAAAEKVWGFLGNEGTIEASGIDGALKGMKVGQTLNDSVPVFKKLDIPELKQEQKKQSNEQQPANFTGPFADFRKLDIRVGTIVSVEDHPEAEKLYVLKVDLAEEDGPRQLVTNIKSIFPKDYMMGRRLLVITNLKKAKFRGVESFGMLMAADDEAVGGNHLALLKPNIDVPNGTKLNCGMENSSSRIELKQFEAVTIKVSSIKDGKFMGKDIKLPATPPRMVTAIVDGDNVIPFGDGKDCVITIDDDSGIIDGADVR
- a CDS encoding PHP domain-containing protein, with the protein product MGKADTHLHTQYSGFSKLGVMKFPESVISPAMQVDKGRENGMDVIAITDHDETRAAFIAQEYAKKYDDIEVIVGEEITTHDGEVIGLFLNERIPEDLPIEETIDIIREQDGIVIAPHPFSYHVFGLKEQILTLDIDGFETINGGHPDAYSNMFAKMVMDKYPKRWAEMSGSDAHSLYTSGYNWTEFEGTTADDFRKSILNRTTKAMGVPAPVLGQVQWSIEVALGGAKLLKQALAGKLEQPEDDHLIEKILSINDLKKVTGIFAAYAYTTPWMSGLATTLSTAYLHRGAKKMIKQIPERLAEIDRIIREYDASKA